Proteins encoded in a region of the Acomys russatus chromosome 14, mAcoRus1.1, whole genome shotgun sequence genome:
- the Cldn25 gene encoding putative claudin-25, with the protein MACSFRGRVQLGGLFLSVLGWVCSCVTTILPQWKTLNLDLNEMETWISGLWEACVNQEEAGTVCKAFESFLSLPQELQVARILMVASHGLGLLGLVLSGYGLECFRFHGPRGVFKTRLCILGGTLEASASATTLFPVSWVAYATFQDFWDDSVPEIVPRWEFGDALFLGWAAGLFLALGGFLLIFSACLEDEDGSSPWMAEATVPPACAPMEGFDGSFHLTPRPENQVI; encoded by the coding sequence ATGGCCTGTAGCTTTCGTGGGAGAGTCCAGCTGGGAGGtctgttcctctctgtccttGGCTGGGTGTGTTCTTGTGTGACCACTATTCTTCCACAGTGGAAGACTCTCAATCTGGACCTGAACGAAATGGAGACCTGGATCTCGGGACTCTGGGAGGCATGTGTGAATCAGGAGGAAGCTGGCACTGTATGCAAAGCCTTCGAGTCGTTTTTGTCTCTACCCCAAGAGCTACAGGTAGCCCGCATCCTCATGGTGGCTTCCCATGGGCTAGGACTGTTGGGACTTGTGCTCTCTGGCTATGGGTTGGAATGCTTCCGGTTCCACGGACCCAGAGGAGTTTTCAAGACGCGCCTATGCATCCTGGGAGGGACTTTGGAGGCATCAGCTTCAGCTACCACCCTCTTTCCCGTCTCCTGGGTGGCCTATGCCACATTCCAGGACTTCTGGGATGACAGCGTCCCTGAAATTGTGCCCCGGTGGGAGTTCGGAGATGCCCTGTtcctgggctgggctgctggGCTTTTCCTAGCTCTGGGTGGATTTCTCCTCATCTTTTCTGCTTGTCTGGAAGATGAAGATGGATCTTCTCCCTGGATGGCTGAAGCCACAGTCCCACCAGCCTGTGCTCCGATGGAGGGATTTGATGGTTCCTTCCACCTCACACCAAGACCGGAGAATCAGGTCATCTAG